A single genomic interval of Dysidea avara chromosome 8, odDysAvar1.4, whole genome shotgun sequence harbors:
- the LOC136263968 gene encoding uncharacterized protein, which yields MVYSIKENKARRINNVREDIERRWHVTAGDRLYKWHQMGNGNESVVQSWILSTIHKSPEESIIMLGTGPQLFSLPGCLLVHTTSGVYLLDPISLTPMLCELPSSSNGSGNRIDPSGIIRPQFDIAGCSVTIFKVFDINWVSKKVTSVTEQPQHFPDALGGEVTNTPAGQDTVKDNQSDVNNCCVVAMAINNRLIIMKITAGLMVAVSMDVELPGLVTEFHHIGDIGYLVASSVFHDRQREDVYWLSREGKLLGVIPCLGAGPRSFCSKFLDVPSENGEDLSGVYAFFNDGYGGIGSVRLSPP from the exons ATGGTCTACTCAATAAAGGAGAATAAAGCAAGAAGGATCAACAATGTAAGAGAAGACATTGAGAGACGCTGGCATGTCACAGCTGGTGATAGGTTGTATAAATGGCATCAGATGGGAAatgg CAATGAATCAGTTGTACAAAGCTGGATATTGTCAACAATTCACAAATCACCTGAGGAGTCCATTATAATGCTTGGAACAGGACCACAACTCTTCTCCCTCCCTGGCTGTTTGCTAGTTCATACTACATCAGGGGTCTATCTACTGGACCCCATCTCACTAACACCGATGCTTTGTGAGCTACCATCAAGTAGTAATGGTTCTGGGAATAGAATAGATCCCAGTGGTATTATCAGGCCTCAGTTTGACATTGCTGGCTGTAGTGTAACTATTTTTAAAGTGTTTGACATTAACTGGGTATCCAAGAAGGTCACTAGTGTCACTGAACAACCACAACACTTTCCAGACGCACTTGGTGGAGAAGTAACAAACACACCAGCTGGTCAGGATACAGTGAAGGATAACCAATCAGATGTCAATAATTGTTGTGTTGTTGCTATGGCAATCAATAACAGGCTGATAATAATGAAGATCACAGCTGG GCTGATGGTGGCAGTCAGTATGGACGTTGAGCTACCAGGACTGGTAACAGAGTTCCATCACATTGGGGATATTG GATACCTTGTGGCCAGTTCAGTGTTCCATGATAGACAACGTGAAGATGTCTACTGGTTGTCAAGGGAGGGGAAACTACTTGGAGTGATTCCTTGTCTTGGAGCTGGTCCTCGCAGTTTCTGTAGCAAGTTTCTTGATGTTCCATCAGAGAATGGAGAAGATCTTAGTGGAGTTTATGCCTTTTTCAATGATGGTTATGGAGGGATTGGCAGTGTTAGACTGTCACCACCATGA